From the genome of Vicia villosa cultivar HV-30 ecotype Madison, WI linkage group LG2, Vvil1.0, whole genome shotgun sequence, one region includes:
- the LOC131647786 gene encoding pathogen-related protein-like, with the protein MSNIVLKDKYRSILHDEDENIQWRHGGPPTYGLVNQLFEQGRTKEWPEGSLEEIVQNGIKSWEMELSHKIRLKDFKTIVPEKFKLFVNGREGLTGEETLRLGSYNALLKSSLPENLKPYNSNEETFESSHEVFKSAFPRGFAWEVIKVYTGPPEIAFKFRHWGFFEGPFKGHAPTGKMVQFFGLGTLKVDDALKVEEVEIYYDPAELLGGLLSNGDSTKTSACPFSN; encoded by the exons ATGTCAAACATAGTTCTAAAAGACAAGTACAGATCTATTTTGCATGATGAAGATGAGAACATCCAGTGGAGACATGGTGGCCCTCCCACTTATGGTCTTGTCAACCAGCTTTTTGAACAAGGAAGAACCAAA GAATGGCCAGAGGGATCATTAGAGGAGATTGTTCAAAATGGTATTAAGTCATGGGAGATGGAACTCTCTCACAAGATCCGGTTGAAGGACTTCAAGACCATTGTGCCTGAAAAATTTAAGCTCTTTGTTAatg GCAGAGAGGGACTAACTGGAGAGGAAACTCTAAGATTAGGAAGTTATAATGCATTGTTGAAAAGTTCTCTGCCAGAAAATTTGAAGCCATATAATTCAAATGAAGAGACTTTTGAATCATCTCATGAAGTTTTCAAATCAGCTTTTCCAAGAGGATTTGCATGGGAAGTGATTAAAGTTTACACAGGACCACCTGAAATTGCTTTCAAGTTTAGGCATTGGGGGTTCTTTGAAGGTCCATTCAAGGGACATGCACCTACTGGCAAAATGGTCCAATTTTTTGGCTTGGGAACTCTCAAG GTGGATGATGCTTTGAAGGTTGAAGAGGTGGAGATTTACTATGACCCAGCAGAGTTACTTGGAGGCCTTCTATCAAATGGAGATAGTACCAAAACTTCAGCTTGTCCTTTTtccaattaa